A genomic region of Sulfobacillus acidophilus DSM 10332 contains the following coding sequences:
- a CDS encoding Sirohydrochlorin ferrochelatase (PFAM: CbiX~COGs: COG2138 conserved hypothetical protein~InterPro IPR002762~KEGG: bbe:BBR47_12460 sirohydrochlorin cobaltochelatase~PFAM: Cobalamin (vitamin B12) biosynthesis CbiX~PRIAM: Sirohydrochlorin ferrochelatase~SPTR: Sirohydrochlorin cobaltochelatase) — translation MKWILLVGHGSRDDEGNEEFREFVRRLVRQTSYPISSCFLEFAEPDVEQGLAECVRAGATDIVVVPVILLAASHVKWEIPELIDQARTRYPGIFIRYGRPVGLHPRIVDLLVSRFYQIIEGVEDLSDTAIVLMGRGSSDPDANGDLYKLARILWERTRVMTVETCFTGITDPRLPEGVRRAARLGARRIVVVPYFLFTGVLIKRMTDLLQELAGQYPGIVLSMAEYFGFHEVLAQVVGDRIEEAIRGQAAMTCDLCRYRLALVEQGG, via the coding sequence TTGAAATGGATTTTATTGGTCGGCCACGGCAGCCGTGACGACGAAGGGAATGAAGAATTTCGAGAATTCGTTCGGCGGTTGGTCCGTCAGACATCCTATCCGATATCCTCGTGCTTTTTAGAATTTGCCGAACCCGACGTGGAACAAGGCCTGGCCGAATGTGTCCGTGCCGGAGCCACCGATATTGTGGTGGTGCCGGTGATTTTGTTGGCGGCCTCGCACGTCAAATGGGAGATCCCGGAACTGATCGACCAGGCCCGGACCCGCTATCCGGGGATATTCATTCGGTACGGCCGACCGGTCGGACTGCATCCTCGGATTGTCGACTTATTGGTCTCGCGCTTTTACCAGATTATAGAAGGCGTCGAAGACCTGTCGGATACCGCGATTGTTCTGATGGGTCGTGGATCGAGCGATCCCGACGCCAACGGCGACCTCTACAAACTAGCCCGGATTTTATGGGAGCGCACCCGCGTGATGACGGTGGAAACCTGTTTTACCGGCATTACCGATCCCCGGTTGCCTGAAGGGGTGAGGCGCGCGGCCCGCCTCGGGGCCCGGCGGATCGTGGTGGTGCCGTACTTTCTTTTTACCGGCGTGCTGATCAAGCGGATGACGGACCTGTTGCAGGAACTGGCCGGGCAATATCCGGGCATTGTCCTCAGCATGGCCGAGTATTTCGGCTTTCATGAGGTGTTGGCCCAGGTGGTCGGTGATCGCATCGAAGAGGCGATCCGGGGACAGGCGGCCATGACGTGCGACCTGTGTCGCTACCGATTGGCCTTGGTCGAACAAGGAGGGTAG
- a CDS encoding uroporphyrin-III C-methyltransferase (PFAM: Tetrapyrrole (Corrin/Porphyrin) Methylases~TIGRFAM: uroporphyrin-III C-methyltransferase~COGs: COG0007 Uroporphyrinogen-III methylase~InterPro IPR000878:IPR006366~KEGG: afl:Aflv_0312 uroporphyrin-III C-methyltransferase~PFAM: Tetrapyrrole methylase~PRIAM: Uroporphyrinogen-III C-methyltransferase~SPTR: Uroporphyrinogen-III methylase;~TIGRFAM: Uroporphyrin-III C-methyltransferase, C-terminal), with protein sequence MAGKVYLVGAGPGDPELLTLKGKRCLESADVVLYDRLISPAVLQWIPAWATAIDVGKTPANHRYRQDQINQLLIEYALTGKTVVRLKGGDPFVFGRGAEEIEALAAHDIPFEVVPGISSAIAVPAAAGIPVTVRGQAGGFHVVTGHEAATSDGVDWNFLGQSRETLVILMGMQHLEAISTRLQAAGRPPDTPVAVVSHGTRPEQTVAVGTLQTIVPAAELAKVTAPAVIVVGDVVGWANERGFVVRTGGNR encoded by the coding sequence ATGGCCGGAAAGGTCTATTTGGTCGGCGCCGGACCGGGCGATCCGGAGCTATTGACCTTGAAGGGCAAACGATGTTTGGAAAGTGCCGATGTGGTGCTTTATGATCGGCTGATATCTCCGGCCGTACTGCAATGGATACCGGCATGGGCGACCGCCATCGACGTGGGGAAAACCCCGGCCAATCACCGGTACCGTCAAGATCAGATCAACCAACTGCTCATCGAGTACGCCTTGACCGGGAAAACCGTGGTTCGCCTGAAAGGCGGCGACCCGTTTGTATTCGGCCGGGGGGCGGAAGAAATCGAGGCGCTGGCGGCGCACGATATTCCCTTTGAGGTGGTACCGGGGATCAGTTCCGCCATTGCGGTGCCGGCGGCGGCCGGTATCCCGGTGACGGTACGAGGACAAGCGGGCGGATTTCACGTGGTTACCGGTCATGAGGCGGCTACGTCCGACGGGGTCGATTGGAACTTTTTGGGACAATCCCGGGAAACGTTGGTGATATTGATGGGAATGCAGCACTTAGAGGCAATTAGCACACGCCTTCAAGCCGCCGGGCGGCCCCCGGACACTCCGGTAGCGGTCGTCTCCCACGGCACTCGCCCGGAACAGACCGTGGCGGTGGGAACGTTACAGACCATTGTCCCAGCGGCCGAACTGGCAAAGGTCACCGCCCCGGCGGTCATCGTGGTGGGTGACGTGGTCGGATGGGCGAACGAGCGGGGCTTCGTCGTCAGAACAGGGGGGAACCGCTAA
- a CDS encoding glycosyl transferase group 1 (PFAM: Glycosyl transferases group 1~COGs: COG0438 Glycosyltransferase~InterPro IPR001296~KEGG: tra:Trad_2725 glycosyl transferase group 1 protein~PFAM: Glycosyl transferase, group 1~SPTR: Polysaccharide biosynthesis protein) yields the protein MSEPLRITFILPGYPSVPIGGFRVVYQYANELVNRGHHVSVVHAGDLRQHPGIRGIRPWPKRWVARFRLLRDSRFPRPVKWQHVDRRVKMIYLDQEPISSKVPSGDVVVATSWETAEYVAEYPASVGQKFYLIQHLETWSGQLDRILATWQMPLHLIVIAGWLLDEAKKAGRGDAVHIPNGLDHDRFYLSDDPRKRPFSVLTMYHPWAWKGFDDALGVILKLHESHPQVPVTVFGAYPRPASLPAWVRYVENPAQEQLRALYNQHAVFLHASWREGWALPPAEAMACGAVFIGTDSLGCRDYAIHGVNALLSPPRAIDALWEHLRRVQDDPKLRWQLAEQGLQDIKRFTWSHSATLFEEHLMKGINRSLPLES from the coding sequence ATGAGCGAACCGTTACGCATTACGTTTATCTTGCCGGGTTATCCGTCGGTGCCGATTGGGGGATTTCGTGTCGTCTATCAATATGCGAACGAATTAGTCAACCGGGGACATCACGTGTCGGTGGTGCATGCGGGCGATTTGCGGCAACATCCGGGAATTCGGGGCATACGGCCGTGGCCCAAACGCTGGGTGGCTCGTTTTCGTCTCTTGCGGGACTCCCGCTTTCCGCGTCCCGTCAAATGGCAGCACGTAGATCGGCGGGTTAAGATGATATACTTGGACCAAGAACCGATTTCTTCCAAGGTGCCGTCCGGAGATGTCGTGGTCGCCACATCTTGGGAGACTGCCGAATACGTGGCCGAATATCCTGCTTCGGTTGGGCAAAAGTTTTACCTCATACAGCATTTGGAAACCTGGAGCGGTCAACTTGACCGGATATTAGCAACCTGGCAGATGCCGTTACATCTTATTGTTATCGCCGGGTGGCTACTTGACGAAGCCAAAAAAGCGGGACGTGGCGACGCCGTGCACATTCCGAACGGTCTTGATCATGACCGGTTTTATCTTTCCGACGATCCCCGAAAACGACCGTTTAGCGTGTTGACCATGTATCATCCTTGGGCTTGGAAAGGATTCGACGACGCGTTGGGAGTGATTTTGAAGCTGCATGAGTCCCATCCACAGGTGCCTGTAACGGTGTTCGGTGCGTATCCTCGACCGGCTTCGTTGCCCGCTTGGGTGCGGTATGTAGAAAATCCGGCTCAAGAGCAGTTGAGAGCGTTATATAATCAACATGCGGTTTTTCTCCATGCCAGCTGGCGGGAAGGATGGGCTCTGCCTCCCGCCGAGGCGATGGCCTGTGGTGCCGTATTTATAGGCACGGACAGTTTGGGATGCCGAGACTATGCGATACATGGGGTCAATGCGTTGCTGTCGCCGCCCCGGGCAATTGACGCGTTATGGGAGCATTTAAGGCGGGTGCAGGACGATCCGAAGTTACGATGGCAATTGGCGGAGCAAGGGCTTCAGGACATTAAGCGCTTCACATGGAGCCATTCCGCGACGTTATTTGAAGAGCATTTGATGAAAGGCATAAACCGGTCGTTGCCGTTAGAGAGCTGA
- a CDS encoding precorrin-6x reductase (PFAM: Precorrin-6x reductase CbiJ/CobK~TIGRFAM: precorrin-6x reductase~COGs: COG2099 Precorrin-6x reductase~InterPro IPR003723~KEGG: ppm:PPSC2_c5048 precorrin-6x reductase~PFAM: Cobalamin (vitamin B12) biosynthesis CobK/CbiJ, precorrin-6x reductase~SPTR: Precorrin-6x reductase;~TIGRFAM: Cobalamin (vitamin B12) biosynthesis CobK/CbiJ, precorrin-6x reductase) gives MIFVLAGTGDARELAIALNRAGFPLLASVATDNAARSLLDAGIPTRVGKLTATEMVDLWKDKGVRMVVDASHPFAEEAHRHAMRAAETFNVPYLRFERAVTRYDGPITWVAGYEEAADVAFEKKGSIFLATGGKTLAIFARRLLGQPDIRLVVRLLPRVDNMEQCAALGIPQRDIVAMQGPFSRELNHALFRHFETTLMVTKDSGEAGGVDEKIEAAWDLGIEVVMIERPPIAYGRMFSDADALIWEVSRQYAV, from the coding sequence ATGATTTTCGTTCTGGCCGGAACCGGCGACGCCCGGGAATTGGCCATTGCGCTGAACCGGGCCGGATTTCCGTTGTTGGCTAGCGTCGCCACCGACAATGCCGCTCGGTCGTTGTTGGATGCCGGGATCCCCACGCGGGTCGGGAAACTGACCGCGACGGAAATGGTGGATCTGTGGAAAGACAAAGGTGTGCGGATGGTGGTCGACGCCAGTCATCCGTTTGCCGAGGAGGCGCACCGGCACGCGATGCGGGCGGCCGAAACCTTTAACGTGCCCTACCTGCGTTTTGAGCGGGCGGTCACCCGCTATGACGGGCCGATTACCTGGGTCGCCGGGTACGAAGAGGCGGCGGATGTGGCTTTCGAGAAGAAAGGCAGCATCTTTTTGGCCACCGGGGGAAAAACGCTGGCGATTTTTGCGCGTCGGTTGCTGGGTCAGCCGGACATCCGGTTGGTGGTGCGGCTTTTGCCGCGAGTCGACAATATGGAACAATGCGCCGCGCTCGGGATTCCCCAGCGGGACATTGTCGCCATGCAAGGACCGTTCTCCCGGGAGTTGAACCATGCCTTGTTTCGGCATTTCGAGACCACCCTGATGGTCACGAAAGATAGCGGAGAAGCGGGTGGCGTGGATGAAAAAATCGAGGCGGCGTGGGATTTGGGGATTGAAGTGGTCATGATTGAAAGACCGCCCATCGCCTATGGCCGGATGTTTTCCGACGCCGATGCCCTAATTTGGGAGGTGAGCCGTCAGTATGCCGTTTAA
- a CDS encoding cobalt-precorrin-6A synthase (deacetylating) (PFAM: CbiD~TIGRFAM: cobalamin biosynthesis protein CbiD~COGs: COG1903 Cobalamin biosynthesis protein CbiD~HAMAP: Cobalamin (vitamin B12) biosynthesis CbiD~InterPro IPR002748~KEGG: gya:GYMC52_1744 cobalamin biosynthesis protein CbiD~PFAM: Cobalamin (vitamin B12) biosynthesis CbiD~SPTR: Putative cobalt-precorrin-6A synthase [deacetylating];~TIGRFAM: Cobalamin (vitamin B12) biosynthesis CbiD): MGEMLEVPPGPLRHGYTTGACATATAQGALLSLIRQEPVTETTIWIPAGQQVTFALHDVQMGPDRVSCSTIKDGGDDPDATHGATITATVSWRPESGIEIDGGEGVGRVTKPGLPIPVGEAAINPVPRKMIRQAVETVLEVHGLSHRGVRVVISVPNGETIAQKTMNGRLGIVGGISILGTRGIVVPFSTASYKASIALALQVARATGRDLAVLTTGGRSETYAMRLYPELPPELFIEMGDFVGFSAKHAKRVGMREIRFVGMMGKFSKVAQGVMMVHAKSAPVDFGFLARIAAEAGAPPALQEEIRGANTAAQVGDWLWEAGYHGFFNRLAEACCRAVSRHIGGGLRIETRLMTLDGKELGGAAIED, from the coding sequence ATGGGTGAGATGTTGGAGGTTCCGCCGGGACCGCTGCGTCACGGGTATACGACCGGCGCTTGCGCCACCGCCACCGCCCAGGGGGCGCTCTTGAGCCTCATTCGTCAAGAACCCGTGACCGAGACGACGATTTGGATCCCGGCGGGTCAACAGGTCACGTTTGCGTTACACGACGTGCAAATGGGCCCGGATAGGGTGTCGTGTTCCACGATCAAAGACGGCGGCGACGACCCGGACGCCACCCACGGCGCGACGATTACCGCGACCGTGTCCTGGCGCCCGGAGTCCGGGATCGAGATTGACGGGGGCGAGGGGGTAGGCCGCGTGACCAAACCGGGTCTGCCGATACCGGTCGGGGAAGCGGCCATTAACCCGGTGCCGCGAAAAATGATCCGGCAAGCCGTCGAAACGGTACTGGAAGTCCACGGGCTTAGTCACCGAGGGGTGCGGGTGGTGATTTCCGTGCCCAACGGGGAGACCATCGCCCAAAAAACCATGAACGGCCGGCTGGGCATCGTCGGCGGGATTTCCATTTTAGGTACGCGCGGTATCGTGGTGCCGTTTTCCACCGCTTCCTATAAGGCCAGTATTGCATTGGCGCTTCAGGTGGCGCGGGCGACCGGTCGAGACCTGGCGGTGCTGACCACCGGGGGACGCAGCGAAACCTATGCCATGCGCCTTTACCCGGAGTTGCCGCCGGAACTTTTTATCGAGATGGGCGACTTCGTCGGTTTTTCCGCCAAACATGCGAAACGGGTGGGCATGCGAGAAATTCGATTTGTGGGGATGATGGGGAAGTTTTCCAAAGTGGCCCAAGGCGTGATGATGGTTCATGCCAAAAGTGCCCCGGTCGATTTCGGATTTTTGGCCCGGATTGCGGCGGAGGCAGGCGCGCCGCCGGCGTTGCAAGAGGAAATCCGGGGCGCCAATACGGCGGCTCAAGTCGGCGATTGGCTGTGGGAGGCGGGGTATCACGGGTTTTTTAATCGGCTGGCGGAAGCCTGCTGTCGGGCGGTATCGCGGCATATCGGCGGCGGTCTTCGTATCGAGACCCGGCTGATGACCTTGGACGGTAAAGAATTGGGGGGCGCGGCGATTGAAGACTAA
- a CDS encoding GCN5-related N-acetyltransferase (PFAM: FR47-like protein~InterPro IPR000182~KEGG: esi:Exig_2314 GCN5-related N-acetyltransferase~PFAM: GCN5-related N-acetyltransferase~SPTR: GCN5-related N-acetyltransferase), with the protein MTWEYHIRAATPDDYAGIAKVHVDSWRATYRGIVPDSFLDQLTYEGSESGWRQSATSLPPHYAMFVAETPTNGIVGFANGGHVRSSDAESEGELYAIYLLPSYQRQGIGQQLFYRVVQHLTEHGYRSLLIWVLKDNPARFFYERLGGTVIRETTINIGGQPLTELGYNWTLPLTHS; encoded by the coding sequence ATGACCTGGGAATATCATATCCGGGCCGCCACCCCGGACGACTACGCAGGAATTGCCAAAGTGCATGTCGACAGTTGGCGAGCCACCTATCGCGGCATCGTACCCGATTCTTTTCTCGACCAACTCACTTACGAGGGCAGCGAATCCGGATGGCGACAATCCGCCACCTCACTGCCGCCTCATTACGCCATGTTCGTGGCCGAGACACCCACAAACGGGATCGTCGGATTTGCTAATGGCGGCCACGTTCGGTCTTCCGATGCGGAATCCGAGGGCGAGCTCTACGCCATTTACTTATTGCCGTCGTATCAGCGTCAGGGAATCGGCCAACAGCTCTTTTACCGGGTCGTCCAACATCTGACGGAACATGGATATCGGTCCCTCTTGATTTGGGTACTGAAGGACAACCCGGCTCGGTTCTTTTATGAACGGTTAGGCGGTACCGTGATTCGGGAGACTACGATTAATATTGGTGGCCAACCGCTAACGGAGCTTGGTTACAACTGGACTCTTCCCCTAACGCACAGCTAA
- a CDS encoding cobalt-precorrin 8 methylmutase (PFAM: Precorrin-8X methylmutase~COGs: COG2082 Precorrin isomerase~InterPro IPR003722~KEGG: bts:Btus_0405 precorrin-8X methylmutase~PFAM: Cobalamin (vitamin B12) biosynthesis CobH/CbiC, precorrin-8X methylmutase, core~SPTR: Precorrin-8X methylmutase), whose product MPFKEIQNPQAIEDKSFAIITEELGPHSFTDREFPVVQRVIHASADFDLGRSLVFHPQAITAGIEAIRAGTPIIADVQMVAVGISAARLARFGNAVRVYIGDADVAAKAQAQSVTRAIMAMRKAAQDAPRGIYVIGNAPTALLELIRLTQAGVARPSLIIGVPVGFVSAAESKEQLMALDVPFIANRGRKGGSTIAVAIVNALAILAGQPES is encoded by the coding sequence ATGCCGTTTAAGGAGATCCAAAATCCGCAGGCGATTGAAGACAAAAGTTTTGCCATCATTACGGAAGAACTGGGTCCTCATTCCTTTACCGACCGCGAGTTTCCGGTGGTCCAGCGGGTGATTCACGCTTCGGCCGATTTTGACTTGGGCCGAAGCCTGGTGTTTCATCCGCAGGCGATCACCGCCGGAATTGAGGCGATTCGCGCCGGTACGCCCATCATTGCCGACGTGCAAATGGTGGCGGTCGGCATCAGCGCGGCCCGGCTAGCCCGGTTCGGCAATGCGGTCCGGGTGTACATCGGTGATGCGGACGTGGCGGCCAAAGCCCAAGCGCAGTCGGTGACCCGAGCCATTATGGCCATGCGAAAGGCGGCCCAAGACGCGCCGCGCGGGATTTACGTCATCGGCAACGCTCCAACCGCGTTATTGGAACTGATCCGGCTGACCCAAGCCGGAGTGGCCCGGCCGTCGCTCATCATCGGGGTCCCGGTAGGGTTCGTGTCGGCCGCAGAATCCAAAGAGCAATTGATGGCGTTGGACGTGCCTTTCATCGCTAACCGTGGGCGCAAGGGAGGCAGCACTATCGCGGTGGCCATCGTCAATGCGCTGGCGATTTTAGCCGGCCAGCCGGAGTCATAG
- a CDS encoding Tetratricopeptide TPR_1 repeat-containing protein (InterPro IPR001440:IPR019734~KEGG: acm:AciX9_2090 pyridoxal-dependent decarboxylase~PFAM: Tetratricopeptide TPR-1~SPTR: Pyridoxal-dependent decarboxylase) — MTGPEWHREMMSRLNTVESRLRQEGDPSGDLRVERADLLALLDRVDEAQALYWQVLIEHPAHPAALINLGVLLVRTGYHQAGERCFEEAVNRHPRLSAGYVNWAHVLGEQDDWQRARLLYHQALALEPDSVQACVSHPLSRDWVSWRPLSGPCRSSV; from the coding sequence ATGACAGGTCCCGAGTGGCATCGCGAGATGATGTCGCGTTTGAATACGGTTGAATCGCGACTGCGGCAGGAAGGTGATCCGTCGGGTGATCTTCGGGTCGAACGGGCGGACTTGCTGGCCCTGTTGGACCGGGTGGACGAGGCTCAGGCCCTCTATTGGCAGGTGTTGATCGAACATCCGGCCCATCCGGCGGCATTAATTAACTTGGGCGTGTTATTGGTTCGGACCGGGTATCACCAAGCGGGTGAACGCTGTTTTGAAGAGGCGGTCAACCGTCATCCTCGACTTTCGGCCGGCTATGTGAATTGGGCACACGTCCTAGGGGAGCAGGACGATTGGCAACGGGCGCGTCTGTTATACCATCAGGCCTTGGCTTTGGAACCGGACAGCGTCCAGGCGTGCGTTTCCCATCCTCTTTCGCGCGACTGGGTTTCATGGCGGCCGTTATCTGGTCCGTGTCGATCATCAGTCTGA
- a CDS encoding cobalt-precorrin 3 C17-methyltransferase (PFAM: Nitrite and sulphite reductase 4Fe-4S domain; Tetrapyrrole (Corrin/Porphyrin) Methylases~TIGRFAM: precorrin-3B C17-methyltransferase~COGs: COG1010 Precorrin-3B methylase~InterPro IPR000878:IPR006067:IPR006363~KEGG: gwc:GWCH70_1549 precorrin-3B C17-methyltransferase~PFAM: Tetrapyrrole methylase; Nitrite/sulphite reductase 4Fe-4S region~PRIAM: Precorrin-3B C(17)-methyltransferase~SPTR: Precorrin-3B C17-methyltransferase;~TIGRFAM: Cobalamin (vitamin B12) biosynthesis CobJ/CibH, precorrin-3B C17-methyltransferase, core), with amino-acid sequence MGRLYVVGFGPGHRDHMTGRALDAISTSDVIVGYKTYVDLVRDLIQDQMIIRTGMTEEVQRAQKAVELARAGKTVAVISSGDAGLYGMAGIIYEVLIEQGWQEGDDPAVEVIPGISAIHAAASLLGAPVMHDACTISLSDHLTPWDVIARRLEAAAAADFVIALYNPKSGRRTRQIEEAQRIILRHRSPDTPVGLVKSAYRERQQVVRTTLGHMLDHEIGMLTTVIIGNSTTVYHGPLIVTPRGYQRKYTLSAATQPLKPGERLKPVNEPWALHQGREDKPTRPPGTVRDWADEALACLTQTATPAPVTQSSPSSVRVELAVAPGVANKTFEPRQLALVAELAGESGSIEYTPSHQLIFRTEASDPDRIISRLTEAGLWVFPVGDVVKVKACDFCDGDKQEGIPYAEDLTRRLGGLGVAKELRIGFNGCAMSCYGAVHEDIALVFRKGRIDLFLGGKTGGRTAHPAHLVAEGLEPREAVERVERIVRRYQAEAFPGERFYRFFERVGEVDGFRPAGAPRAVDPVCGTP; translated from the coding sequence ATGGGACGGCTTTATGTGGTCGGATTCGGACCCGGGCACCGGGACCATATGACCGGCCGGGCACTGGACGCCATTTCGACCAGCGACGTCATTGTGGGCTATAAAACCTATGTCGACTTGGTGCGCGATTTGATTCAGGATCAGATGATTATTCGCACCGGCATGACCGAAGAGGTGCAGCGTGCCCAAAAGGCGGTCGAATTGGCGCGGGCAGGGAAAACGGTGGCAGTAATATCCAGCGGAGACGCCGGGCTGTACGGGATGGCGGGCATCATTTACGAGGTGCTAATAGAACAAGGCTGGCAAGAGGGGGACGACCCGGCGGTCGAGGTGATCCCGGGCATTTCCGCCATTCACGCCGCGGCCTCGCTTTTGGGGGCACCGGTGATGCACGATGCCTGTACCATCAGTTTGAGCGATCATTTAACCCCCTGGGACGTCATTGCGCGTCGGTTGGAGGCGGCGGCCGCCGCCGACTTCGTGATTGCGCTCTATAACCCGAAAAGCGGTCGGCGAACCCGTCAAATTGAAGAGGCGCAGCGGATTATTCTCCGCCATCGGTCGCCCGATACCCCGGTAGGCCTGGTCAAAAGTGCCTACCGCGAACGCCAGCAGGTGGTGCGTACCACCCTCGGGCACATGCTGGACCATGAAATCGGTATGCTGACCACGGTGATCATCGGCAATTCGACAACCGTTTATCACGGCCCTTTGATAGTGACCCCCCGTGGTTATCAGCGGAAATACACCTTATCGGCGGCCACCCAGCCGTTAAAGCCGGGAGAGCGGCTCAAACCGGTGAACGAGCCCTGGGCGCTTCATCAGGGGCGGGAAGATAAACCGACACGCCCGCCGGGGACCGTGCGTGACTGGGCGGACGAGGCGCTGGCATGCCTGACGCAAACGGCCACGCCGGCACCGGTGACGCAATCGTCTCCGTCTTCCGTCCGGGTGGAATTGGCGGTCGCTCCGGGCGTCGCCAACAAGACCTTTGAGCCTCGGCAACTGGCGCTGGTGGCCGAATTGGCGGGTGAGTCCGGATCGATCGAATACACTCCGTCTCATCAGTTAATCTTCCGCACGGAGGCCTCTGACCCCGACCGGATCATATCGCGGTTGACCGAGGCCGGTCTCTGGGTGTTTCCGGTGGGCGACGTGGTCAAAGTGAAAGCTTGTGATTTTTGTGACGGAGACAAACAAGAAGGCATTCCCTATGCCGAAGATCTCACTCGGCGTCTTGGCGGGTTGGGCGTAGCTAAAGAGCTTCGCATCGGGTTTAACGGGTGCGCCATGTCTTGCTACGGCGCGGTGCACGAAGATATTGCGCTGGTGTTTCGCAAAGGCCGCATCGATTTGTTTTTGGGCGGAAAGACCGGCGGGCGTACCGCCCATCCGGCGCATTTGGTGGCGGAAGGGCTCGAGCCCCGGGAGGCGGTCGAACGGGTCGAACGGATTGTCCGCCGGTATCAAGCCGAGGCGTTTCCGGGCGAACGGTTTTACCGGTTTTTTGAACGGGTAGGGGAAGTGGACGGGTTTCGACCGGCCGGTGCGCCCAGGGCAGTCGATCCGGTCTGCGGCACGCCATAG